The following proteins are co-located in the Streptomyces sp. NBC_00435 genome:
- a CDS encoding lipopolysaccharide biosynthesis protein encodes MADTADQKKSTHRRRVRLLPPPAWWPLPAAALLGLAAGGAYGVLKAPEYAATSYVVAVPDDTTEPATALGFAQAYARIATSSSTLAYAQPRAGIGVQQLRTQVRAETSPESPMIAITGTAKSATEAADIANAVADALSLSSNQAAKNTGVQLLLFNQAVAPTAPASASAPLSGAVGLCAGGLLGGLWMLARPASRRRDGQDAQAVDSGAVAAPEFASLPAQGDHSETKEKESVR; translated from the coding sequence ATGGCTGACACCGCCGATCAGAAGAAGTCCACCCACCGTCGCCGGGTACGGTTGCTGCCGCCCCCCGCGTGGTGGCCGTTGCCGGCCGCCGCGCTGCTGGGGCTGGCCGCCGGTGGGGCGTACGGGGTGCTCAAGGCGCCCGAGTACGCCGCCACCAGCTACGTCGTCGCCGTCCCCGACGACACCACCGAGCCGGCCACCGCGCTGGGCTTCGCCCAGGCCTACGCCCGCATCGCCACCAGCAGTTCGACCCTCGCGTACGCCCAGCCCCGGGCGGGCATCGGCGTGCAGCAGCTGCGCACGCAGGTCCGCGCCGAGACCTCCCCCGAGTCCCCGATGATCGCCATCACCGGGACCGCGAAGAGCGCGACCGAGGCCGCCGACATCGCGAACGCCGTCGCCGACGCCCTGTCGCTGAGCAGCAACCAGGCCGCCAAGAACACCGGCGTGCAGCTCCTCCTCTTCAACCAGGCCGTCGCGCCCACCGCCCCCGCCTCGGCGTCGGCCCCCCTCAGCGGTGCGGTCGGCCTGTGCGCCGGCGGGCTGCTGGGCGGGCTGTGGATGCTGGCGCGGCCCGCGTCGCGGCGCCGGGACGGGCAGGACGCGCAGGCCGTGGACTCCGGGGCCGTCGCCGCGCCGGAGTTCGCCTCGCTGCCCGCGCAGGGCGACCACAGCGAGACCAAGGAGAAGGAGTCCGTGCGATGA
- a CDS encoding glycosyltransferase, translated as MTADKVLHIITGLGVGGAEQQLRLLLRHMPMRCDVLTLTNPGPVAEGLRADGVRVVHLGMSGNRDLGALPKLARFIRRGRYDLVHTHLYRACVYGRLAARLAGVRASVATEHSLGEGEIEGRPLSAGVRALYLASERLGASTVAVSDTVAARLEAWGVPAGRVHVVPNGIEAVRFRFDEGVRRATRARTGLPERAFVVGGVGRLVPGKRFDVLVRAVAALPGAHLLLAGDGPERAALRRLAAELGAQSRIHLLGERDPLGDSADGRTPGIPALLAAMDVFVSPSREEAFGLAVVEALAAGLPVLHVTCPAIDDLPAAQAPGARRIGPGTEELVAALRGHMEAGATRLPPPAVVRRYDIARSAAQLLSVYDLALAAAPAGRRGSVPDPAGSGSRSGSGAGRQGAAPLPGTGPRPRASQTPPAATGSGSRAATSATGRAGDGPPGPAPGGDTG; from the coding sequence GTGACCGCGGACAAGGTGCTGCACATCATCACCGGGCTGGGCGTCGGCGGTGCGGAGCAGCAACTGCGGCTGCTGCTGCGGCACATGCCGATGCGCTGTGACGTCCTGACGCTGACCAACCCCGGGCCGGTCGCCGAGGGGCTGCGCGCGGACGGCGTCCGGGTCGTCCACCTCGGGATGAGCGGCAACCGCGACCTGGGCGCGCTCCCGAAGCTGGCCAGGTTCATCCGGCGCGGCCGGTACGACCTGGTCCACACGCACCTGTACCGGGCCTGCGTGTACGGGCGCCTCGCGGCCCGGCTCGCGGGCGTGCGCGCCAGCGTGGCCACCGAACACTCCCTGGGGGAGGGCGAGATCGAGGGCCGGCCGCTGTCGGCCGGGGTCCGCGCCCTGTACCTGGCGAGCGAACGGCTCGGCGCGTCGACCGTGGCGGTCTCGGACACCGTGGCGGCCCGGCTGGAGGCCTGGGGGGTGCCGGCCGGGCGGGTGCACGTGGTGCCGAACGGGATCGAAGCGGTGCGGTTCCGCTTCGACGAGGGCGTACGGCGGGCCACCCGGGCCCGGACCGGACTGCCCGAACGGGCCTTCGTGGTCGGCGGGGTCGGCCGGCTGGTGCCCGGCAAGCGGTTCGACGTACTGGTGCGGGCGGTGGCCGCGCTGCCGGGCGCGCACCTGCTGCTGGCCGGGGACGGACCGGAGCGCGCCGCGCTGCGCCGGCTGGCCGCCGAACTGGGCGCGCAGAGCCGGATCCACCTGCTCGGGGAGCGGGACCCGCTGGGCGACAGCGCGGACGGGCGCACACCGGGGATCCCGGCGCTGCTCGCCGCGATGGACGTCTTCGTGTCCCCTTCGCGGGAGGAGGCGTTCGGGCTGGCGGTGGTCGAGGCGCTGGCGGCCGGGCTGCCGGTCCTGCACGTGACGTGCCCGGCGATCGACGACCTGCCGGCGGCCCAGGCCCCGGGGGCCCGGCGGATCGGCCCGGGCACGGAGGAGCTGGTCGCGGCACTGCGGGGGCACATGGAGGCGGGCGCGACCCGGCTGCCGCCGCCCGCGGTCGTGCGGCGCTACGACATCGCGCGCAGTGCGGCGCAGCTGCTGTCCGTCTACGACCTGGCGCTCGCCGCCGCGCCGGCCGGTCGCCGGGGCTCCGTCCCCGACCCGGCGGGGTCCGGGTCCCGGTCCGGGTCCGGGGCCGGTCGCCAGGGTGCGGCGCCGCTGCCGGGGACCGGCCCCCGGCCCCGCGCGTCTCAAACTCCCCCGGCTGCCACTGGGAGCGGCTCCCGGGCGGCCACGAGCGCCACCGGCCGGGCCGGTGACGGCCCGCCGGGGCCCGCCCCGGGCGGAGACACCGGCTGA
- a CDS encoding GNAT family N-acetyltransferase produces MTSGSTGVLSVTLCRDPRQFAALEEPWNRLVRGCPTATPFQSHAWLHSWWLSYGKDGRLRIVLVRRGEELVGAAALMLVHRPLPLLVPLGGGITDYFDVLVAGEYADQVVPALANGLHRAARGAVVDLREVRPGAAAEAVYAAWPGIGSKLADSTCMELPAIPFDELVKRMPASGGQRVRAKLRKTDAAGIEEHEVTEQEVPRAVRTLLRLHEKQWRGRGVTPEHLKPRFAEHLTRATRRMVRAGEGRLAEFRLDGKVVAANLTLLSGALSGGYLYGADPDLRERKVDVATLLLRYETTRALAEGRPVVSFLRGNEPYKNHWRPETVVNQRFLLARAALAPLLRLHESQVTGRERAVDVLREALPAARDWRARLNELRVR; encoded by the coding sequence ATGACGTCGGGCTCCACCGGGGTCCTGTCGGTGACGCTGTGCCGCGATCCCCGGCAGTTCGCCGCGTTGGAGGAGCCGTGGAACCGGCTCGTCCGCGGCTGTCCCACCGCAACCCCGTTCCAGAGCCATGCGTGGCTGCACTCCTGGTGGCTGTCGTACGGCAAGGACGGCCGGCTCCGGATCGTCCTCGTGCGGCGCGGGGAGGAGCTGGTCGGCGCGGCCGCGCTGATGCTCGTACACCGGCCGCTGCCGCTGCTCGTGCCGCTCGGCGGGGGCATCACCGACTACTTCGACGTGCTCGTGGCCGGGGAGTACGCCGACCAGGTCGTCCCGGCACTGGCCAACGGCCTGCACCGGGCCGCCCGGGGCGCGGTCGTCGACCTGCGCGAGGTCCGGCCCGGGGCCGCCGCCGAGGCGGTGTACGCGGCCTGGCCCGGCATCGGCAGCAAGCTGGCCGACTCCACCTGCATGGAGCTGCCGGCCATCCCCTTCGACGAGCTGGTCAAGCGGATGCCTGCCTCCGGCGGGCAGCGGGTGCGGGCCAAGCTCCGCAAGACCGACGCGGCCGGAATCGAGGAGCACGAGGTCACCGAGCAGGAGGTGCCGCGGGCGGTACGAACGCTGCTGCGGCTGCACGAGAAGCAGTGGCGCGGGCGGGGGGTTACCCCCGAACACCTCAAGCCGCGCTTCGCCGAACACCTGACCCGGGCCACGCGGCGGATGGTGCGGGCGGGGGAGGGGCGGCTGGCGGAGTTCCGGCTCGACGGGAAGGTGGTGGCCGCCAACCTCACCCTGCTGTCGGGCGCGCTCAGCGGCGGTTACCTCTACGGCGCCGATCCGGACCTGCGCGAGCGCAAGGTGGACGTGGCCACGCTGCTGCTGCGCTACGAGACCACCCGGGCGCTCGCCGAAGGCCGCCCGGTGGTGAGCTTCCTGCGCGGCAACGAACCGTACAAGAACCACTGGCGGCCGGAGACGGTCGTCAACCAGCGCTTCCTGCTGGCCAGGGCCGCGCTCGCGCCCCTGCTGCGACTGCACGAGTCGCAGGTGACGGGGCGCGAGCGGGCGGTGGACGTGCTGCGGGAGGCGCTGCCGGCCGCCAGGGACTGGCGGGCGCGGCTCAACGAACTGCGAGTGCGATGA
- a CDS encoding polysaccharide deacetylase family protein — protein sequence MSADTETAPAAVVVPARRGASPWVLMYHSVAEFTDPAEDPYGITVTPHALEAQLLWLRSRGLRGVSVGELLRARAAGRAAGLVGLTFDDGYSDFLTRALPLLRRYDCTATLFVLPGRLGVDNVWDPLGPRKPLLTAEGIREVAAAGQEIGSHGLLHQDLTAAPDDVLQQELRGSRELIRELTGTLPAGFCYPYGHLDARVVAATRAAGYGYACAIDPGRLAGPHAMPRTHISQADGGARLRIKQARHQVRELRRAVRL from the coding sequence ATGTCCGCTGACACCGAAACGGCGCCCGCCGCCGTGGTGGTTCCCGCCCGCCGCGGCGCGTCGCCGTGGGTCCTGATGTACCACTCCGTCGCCGAGTTCACCGATCCCGCAGAGGACCCGTACGGCATCACCGTCACCCCGCACGCGCTGGAGGCCCAGCTGCTGTGGCTGCGCTCCCGGGGGCTGCGCGGGGTGTCCGTCGGCGAGCTGCTGCGGGCCCGGGCCGCCGGGCGCGCGGCCGGGCTGGTCGGCCTGACCTTCGACGACGGCTACAGCGACTTCCTGACCCGCGCACTGCCGCTGCTGCGCCGCTACGACTGCACCGCCACGCTCTTCGTCCTGCCCGGGCGGCTCGGCGTGGACAACGTCTGGGACCCGCTCGGCCCCCGCAAGCCGCTCCTCACCGCCGAGGGCATCCGCGAAGTCGCCGCCGCCGGCCAGGAGATCGGCTCGCACGGGCTGCTCCATCAGGACCTCACCGCGGCCCCCGACGACGTACTCCAGCAGGAGCTGCGGGGCAGCCGCGAGCTGATCCGGGAGCTGACCGGGACACTGCCCGCGGGATTCTGCTACCCGTACGGGCACCTCGACGCCCGGGTCGTCGCCGCGACCCGGGCCGCCGGCTACGGCTACGCCTGCGCCATCGACCCCGGGCGCCTCGCCGGACCGCACGCGATGCCCCGTACGCACATCAGCCAGGCCGACGGCGGGGCGCGCCTGCGGATCAAGCAGGCGCGCCACCAGGTGCGCGAGCTGCGCCGGGCGGTGCGGCTGTGA
- a CDS encoding glycoside hydrolase family 26 protein — translation MPRPRRRLASTCVGTVTAGLLATGAALAAPGDQSGTSDIAMGAYLDYGPPGVARIPYLSRWLGGKEIRVGHTYLPGDQWAGIEGNVDFLEDWAEWRQERDDRMFVLNVPMQERNEARVPDYQVAQLIRAGADGQYDRHFKKLAERLVALGVPDTVIVLGWEMNGVTYTHRCGPDPENWKAYWKRVVNTMRSVPGQKFKFDFTPNRGTDAIGWTKCYPGDDVVDVVGMDSYDQGPGRTFDDQISQPYGLQQHVDFAKAHGKEISYPEWGLFRNGDNPEYVRRMLQWIEKQKPLYHTITDYCPHGVWQCKQNPASAKAFRDALMPQKPGPVIPTPVVPSIPPIPTPEIPTPVVPTPPVVPPTPPIPTPEIPTPPVVPPIPPIPSPVVPPIPVVPPIPPITIPEIPPIPSIPSPEVPVAPSPEVPVAPSPEVPVAPSPEVPVAPSPEVPVAPSPEVPVAPSPEVPVAPSPVAPSPVAPSPVVPKPTPEPPRPPAPTTPPVNSTEWCVPINFGEWLSKLVGKQAVCVKVDWGRESGYWPF, via the coding sequence ATGCCCAGACCACGCCGTCGACTGGCGAGCACCTGCGTCGGTACGGTGACGGCCGGACTGCTCGCCACCGGGGCCGCCCTCGCGGCCCCCGGGGACCAGAGCGGGACGTCCGACATCGCCATGGGCGCCTACCTCGACTACGGGCCTCCGGGAGTCGCCCGGATCCCGTACCTGTCGCGCTGGCTGGGCGGCAAGGAGATCCGGGTCGGGCACACCTATCTGCCCGGTGACCAGTGGGCCGGCATCGAGGGCAACGTCGATTTCCTCGAGGACTGGGCCGAGTGGCGCCAGGAGCGGGACGACCGGATGTTCGTCCTCAACGTGCCCATGCAGGAGCGCAACGAGGCCCGGGTCCCGGACTACCAGGTGGCCCAGCTGATCCGGGCGGGCGCGGACGGCCAGTACGACCGGCACTTCAAGAAGCTCGCCGAACGGCTGGTGGCGCTGGGCGTCCCGGACACGGTGATCGTGCTGGGCTGGGAGATGAACGGGGTCACCTACACCCACCGCTGCGGGCCCGACCCGGAGAACTGGAAGGCCTACTGGAAGCGCGTCGTCAACACGATGCGCTCCGTGCCCGGCCAGAAGTTCAAGTTCGATTTCACCCCGAACCGCGGCACGGACGCGATCGGCTGGACCAAGTGCTACCCGGGCGACGACGTGGTCGACGTCGTCGGGATGGATTCGTACGACCAGGGTCCCGGCCGGACCTTCGACGACCAGATCAGCCAGCCGTACGGGCTCCAGCAGCACGTGGACTTCGCGAAGGCACACGGCAAGGAGATCTCGTACCCGGAGTGGGGGCTGTTCCGCAACGGGGACAACCCGGAGTACGTACGGCGCATGCTCCAGTGGATCGAGAAGCAGAAGCCGCTCTACCACACCATCACCGACTACTGCCCGCACGGCGTCTGGCAGTGCAAGCAGAACCCGGCGTCGGCGAAGGCCTTCCGGGACGCGCTGATGCCGCAGAAGCCCGGCCCCGTGATCCCGACGCCGGTCGTGCCCTCGATCCCGCCGATCCCCACGCCGGAGATCCCGACCCCGGTGGTCCCAACGCCGCCCGTCGTGCCCCCGACCCCGCCGATCCCCACACCGGAGATCCCGACACCGCCGGTCGTGCCCCCGATCCCGCCGATCCCGAGCCCGGTGGTACCCCCGATCCCGGTGGTACCCCCGATCCCGCCGATCACGATCCCGGAGATCCCCCCGATCCCCTCGATCCCCAGCCCCGAGGTCCCGGTCGCACCGAGTCCCGAGGTTCCGGTCGCACCGAGTCCCGAGGTTCCGGTCGCACCGAGTCCCGAGGTCCCGGTCGCACCCAGCCCCGAGGTCCCCGTCGCACCGAGTCCCGAGGTCCCGGTCGCACCCAGCCCCGAGGTCCCCGTCGCACCGAGCCCCGTCGCGCCGAGCCCCGTAGCACCCAGCCCGGTCGTCCCGAAGCCGACGCCCGAGCCGCCCAGGCCTCCCGCGCCGACCACACCGCCCGTCAACAGCACGGAGTGGTGCGTCCCGATCAACTTCGGCGAGTGGCTCTCCAAGCTGGTCGGCAAGCAGGCGGTCTGCGTCAAGGTCGACTGGGGCCGGGAATCGGGCTACTGGCCCTTCTAG